The genomic window GCGCGCAGCTTGCGGATCTTCTGCTTGAACTCCAGCGCCGTGTAACCGCGCTTCATCGCAGTCAGGATGCGGTCCGAACCGGCCTGCACCGGCAGATGCAGGAAGTTGGCGAGCTTGGGTACGTTGGCATAGGCCTCGATCAGCGAGTCGGAAAACTCCAGCGGATGCGAGGTGGTGAAGCGGATGCGGTCGACGCCTTCGAGCTGCGCGATGGCGTGGATCAATACGGCGAGATCTGCGGTGCCGCCGTCATGCGTCGGACCGCGGTAGGCGTTGACGTTCTGGCCCAGCAGGATCACTTCGCGCACACCCTGGTCGGCCAGTTGCGCCACTTCCACGATCACGTCATCGAATGGGCGGCTGATTTCCTCGCCGCGGGTGTAGGGCACCACGCAGTAGGAGCAGTACTTGGAGCAGCCTTCCATAATCGATACGAAGGCAGTGGGGCCTTCAGCACGCGGTTCGGGCAGGCGGTCGAACTTTTCGATTTCGGGAAAGCTGATATCCACCTGCGGCTTGCCGGTAGCGCGCTTGGCCTCGATCAGTTCGGGCAAGCGATGCAGGGTTTGCGGGCCGAACACCAGGTCCACGTACGGAGCGCGCTTGATGATCGCCTCGCCTTCCTGCGAAGCCACGCAGCCTCCCACGCCGATCAGAACCTGCTTCTCGCCCTGTTTGTATTCCTTCCAGCGGCCGAGTTGGCTGAAAACTTTTTCCTGCGCTTTCTCGCGGATCGAGCAGGTATTGACCAGGATGACATCCGCTTCCGACTCGTCCTGGGTCAATTCCAGGCCATGCGACGCCTTCAGCACGTCGGCCATTTTGGCCGAGTCGTACTCGTTCATCTGGCAGCCGTGGGTCTTGATGAAAAGCTTGCCGCTCATGGCGTTGGGTACCGTGAAATCGAAAGGCGGGACGCGGGTAGCGTCGAACCAGGCATTTTACTAGGGCGGAGGGTTGGCTGCCAGCAAGGGATTTGATGGATCAAGCACTTGCGGGCTCTTGGCCGGCCGGCTGGCATGCTCGCTGGTCATGCTAATGGCAAGGGAGTCGTCGTCCCGGCGCAGGCCGGGATCCGGTGTCTTTGGTGGAGCATAAGTCTCTGGGTCCCGGCCTGGGCCGGGACGACGAACGGTAATGCGAGGCATGTTCCGGCTCACGAAATCAGCAATTTAGGCTTGGCTCGGGCAAGTT from Dyella caseinilytica includes these protein-coding regions:
- the miaB gene encoding tRNA (N6-isopentenyl adenosine(37)-C2)-methylthiotransferase MiaB; translated protein: MSGKLFIKTHGCQMNEYDSAKMADVLKASHGLELTQDESEADVILVNTCSIREKAQEKVFSQLGRWKEYKQGEKQVLIGVGGCVASQEGEAIIKRAPYVDLVFGPQTLHRLPELIEAKRATGKPQVDISFPEIEKFDRLPEPRAEGPTAFVSIMEGCSKYCSYCVVPYTRGEEISRPFDDVIVEVAQLADQGVREVILLGQNVNAYRGPTHDGGTADLAVLIHAIAQLEGVDRIRFTTSHPLEFSDSLIEAYANVPKLANFLHLPVQAGSDRILTAMKRGYTALEFKQKIRKLRAVRPDICISSDFIVGFPGETDEDFEKTMKLIDDIGFDQSFSFIFSARPGTPAANLADDTPAAVKSERLARLQAVLNANAKKINEAMVGTVQRVLVEKPSKKNANELTGRTENMRYVNFPGPSRLIGQFVDVVITEAMTNSLRGRIGGADSQAA